A portion of the Calothrix sp. 336/3 genome contains these proteins:
- a CDS encoding Uma2 family endonuclease, which translates to MLAHSYQVTWEKLPDDFVLDDQPVDNINQPLLAAALTESLELAGKLPTTSLATTNYGICATLNNQLVIKAPDWGYVPSIRVPRDEVIRSYTPQLQGDIPAIVMEFISDTEGTEYSSKPTYPPGKWFFYEKILKVPNYAIFSPDTGVLEVYQLDDLDNYQLLPADDNQRYWIAPMQLFLGVWAGMRENRSGYWLRWWDEQGNLLLWGGELANQERQRAEVERQRAERLLQQLRDAGIEPNL; encoded by the coding sequence ATGTTAGCCCATTCCTATCAAGTTACCTGGGAAAAGTTGCCCGATGATTTTGTCTTAGATGATCAGCCAGTGGATAATATTAATCAGCCTCTGTTAGCAGCTGCGTTAACGGAAAGTTTGGAATTGGCAGGTAAGTTACCAACTACTAGTCTTGCTACTACCAATTATGGTATTTGTGCCACCTTGAATAATCAGCTGGTGATTAAAGCACCGGATTGGGGTTATGTACCATCAATTCGTGTACCACGGGATGAGGTGATTCGTAGTTACACACCCCAACTGCAAGGAGATATTCCGGCGATCGTCATGGAATTTATTTCCGATACTGAAGGTACGGAATATTCTAGTAAACCAACCTACCCACCGGGAAAGTGGTTTTTCTACGAAAAAATCCTCAAAGTTCCCAATTATGCCATTTTTAGCCCTGATACGGGAGTATTGGAAGTCTATCAATTGGATGATTTAGATAACTACCAATTACTTCCTGCAGATGACAATCAACGTTATTGGATTGCCCCAATGCAGCTATTTCTGGGTGTGTGGGCTGGTATGCGCGAAAATCGTAGTGGTTACTGGTTACGGTGGTGGGATGAGCAGGGAAATTTATTACTCTGGGGTGGGGAGTTAGCAAATCAGGAAAGACAACGAGCAGAAGTTGAAAGACAACGAGCAGAACGTTTGCTGCAACAATTACGAGATGCGGGAATTGAACCGAATCTTTAA
- the ureC gene encoding urease subunit alpha: MPYRMSRRAYAETYGPTVGDKIRLADTELFIEVERDFTTYGDEVKFGGGKVIRDGMGQSPISQADGAVDLVITNALILDWWGVVKADIGIKDGKIFQIGKAGNPYIQDNIDIIIGPGTEAIAGEGMILTAGGIDTHIHFICPQQIEVAIASGITTMIGGGTGPATGTNATTCTPGPWNIYRMLQAADAFPVNLGFLGKGNTSQPQGLIEQVLAGAIGLKLHEDWGTTPATIDTCLTVADEYDVQVAIHTDTLNEAGFVEDTIAAFKNRVIHTYHTEGAGGGHAPDIIKVCGEGNVLPSSTNPTRPYTVNTLDEHLDMLMVCHHLDPSIPEDVAFAESRIRRETIAAEDILHDLGAFSMISSDSQAMGRVGEVIIRTWQTGHKMKVQRGSLPGDSTADNLRAKRYVAKYTINPAIAHGIADYVGSVEVGKLADLCLWQPAFFGVKPEMVIKGGMIAWAQMGDANASIPTPQPVHMRPMFASFAGARHATSLTFLSHAALRREIPEQLGLRKQAVQVSGIRQLTKRDMKLNDAMPHIEVDAETYEVRADGELLTCEPATILPMAQRYFLF; this comes from the coding sequence ATGCCTTACCGAATGTCTCGCCGTGCCTATGCAGAAACCTATGGTCCCACGGTTGGTGATAAAATTCGTCTCGCAGACACAGAACTTTTCATTGAGGTAGAGCGGGATTTTACAACCTACGGTGATGAGGTAAAATTCGGTGGTGGTAAGGTAATTCGGGATGGGATGGGACAATCGCCAATTTCCCAGGCTGATGGTGCGGTAGACTTGGTGATTACTAATGCTTTAATTCTCGATTGGTGGGGTGTTGTCAAAGCCGATATCGGGATTAAGGATGGGAAAATATTTCAGATTGGCAAAGCAGGAAATCCCTATATTCAGGACAATATAGATATTATTATCGGTCCGGGTACGGAAGCGATCGCCGGGGAGGGAATGATTTTGACTGCGGGAGGTATTGATACTCATATTCATTTTATCTGCCCCCAGCAAATTGAAGTAGCGATCGCCTCTGGAATTACCACAATGATTGGTGGTGGTACGGGACCTGCTACTGGTACAAATGCTACAACTTGCACCCCAGGACCATGGAATATTTACCGAATGTTACAAGCGGCTGATGCTTTTCCGGTAAATTTGGGTTTTCTGGGTAAAGGCAATACCAGTCAACCCCAGGGCTTAATTGAACAGGTTTTAGCTGGGGCAATTGGTTTGAAACTCCATGAGGATTGGGGTACAACCCCAGCAACTATTGATACCTGTTTGACAGTGGCAGATGAATACGATGTGCAGGTAGCAATTCATACTGATACTTTGAATGAAGCGGGATTTGTGGAAGATACGATCGCCGCTTTTAAAAATCGAGTCATTCACACCTACCATACCGAAGGCGCAGGGGGAGGACACGCACCAGATATTATCAAGGTATGTGGAGAAGGGAACGTTTTACCATCCTCAACTAATCCTACCCGTCCCTACACAGTCAATACCCTGGATGAACACCTGGATATGTTGATGGTGTGTCATCACCTTGACCCTAGTATCCCAGAAGATGTGGCATTTGCTGAATCTCGTATCCGTCGCGAAACCATTGCTGCGGAGGATATTTTGCATGATTTAGGTGCTTTTAGTATGATTTCCTCCGATTCCCAGGCGATGGGTAGGGTAGGCGAGGTAATAATTAGAACATGGCAGACTGGACATAAAATGAAAGTGCAACGGGGAAGCCTTCCAGGGGATAGTACCGCCGACAATTTGCGAGCTAAAAGATATGTCGCTAAATATACAATCAATCCGGCGATCGCCCACGGAATAGCTGATTATGTCGGTTCTGTAGAGGTAGGAAAATTGGCAGATTTATGTTTGTGGCAACCGGCATTTTTTGGTGTCAAACCAGAGATGGTGATTAAGGGGGGAATGATTGCCTGGGCACAGATGGGTGATGCTAATGCTAGTATTCCTACACCCCAACCTGTACATATGCGCCCCATGTTTGCCAGTTTTGCAGGTGCGCGTCATGCAACTTCCCTGACTTTCCTTTCCCATGCAGCTTTGAGACGGGAAATTCCGGAACAATTGGGGTTGCGCAAACAAGCTGTACAGGTTTCGGGAATTCGTCAATTGACAAAAAGGGATATGAAATTAAATGATGCCATGCCACACATAGAAGTGGATGCGGAAACCTATGAAGTGCGTGCAGATGGGGAATTGTTAACTTGTGAACCCGCAACGATTTTACCCATGGCACAAAGATATTTCTTGTTTTAG